The sequence below is a genomic window from Armatimonadota bacterium.
TAATCGAAGTGTTCAATGCAAAATCAATTTTTAAAATATTCAATTGGAAAGCTTCAAGGTTTGCAAAACAATATGGGAAAACCGGAGCCGCCGGAAGTGACGCTCACCACCTAGAAGCTATTGGTCTTTGTTTAAATGAAATGGAGGACTTCTCGAG
It includes:
- a CDS encoding histidinol-phosphatase, which codes for IEVFNAKSIFKIFNWKASRFAKQYGKTGAAGSDAHHLEAIGLCLNEMEDFSSPTEFLRNLRNARLIKHF